CAGGAAGGCCGTCTCTTTGGTTCCTTTGGACGAAAACGAAAATCCGTCACCGCCGGCCATCTCTCAGGCAACCCTGAATCGGAGTTATTTGCAGGGCTCCCGTTTTCCCCTCTCGTCGACATGTGTCTGTCTAAACGTCCACCGGAGGGCGGTGTGACGGACCTTCGCGAAGAAGAGTTTCGCGACTACTCGAAGTAAATCGGGCGGCCGTTTCGTCGAGATCTTTGTTATCGTCTCGCGCGCCGTCGCCGCCCGCTTGTCCTAAAAACGAAGCCCGGCCGTACGAGATCGGACTCGGGCGCCGCGTTTCGCCGAGAGCACTCACCGCTGGTGAGCTCGCGTCCGAAGACGGCCGAGCCGCGGCCGGTTGAGCAGTTCCACCTCTCGTGTCGGAACTGGTTCTGGCACTCGCCGACGGCCAGCCGGGCGGCGGCGCGGATGCTGGGCGCCAGGAAGCTTCTCTCGCGACAGACGTCTCGCTGCTCCGCGCTCAAAGGGGGCGAGCGGCAGCCGTCGTCGTCCCGGGCGCGCCGCTCCCCCGACCCGTCCGCGGCCAGCAGCCTGCCGCGACAAAATCGGTAGCCGCCGTTCAACGGGTCGTCCGGGGTGACGACGTTTCGGGAGACTAGAGAACAAAGCGCGCTttccaggcaaaaaaaaaacgtatccaTTAGAGAGCCGTTTTGATAGCCGTTGTTAGAGATGACCTCAAACCTTGTTGTCAATCAAGCAAAAATCAAGAGAAATGCACTTGAACTTGAAACTCAACATGCTTATTTCGAGGCTCTGAGACGGAGAAAAAAACCAAACACTAATCTTCCATTCAATTGCAGCATGCagtgtcacggcttgatgaaaacGTCAACTTTTCGAATATAACTAATTGGAATTGGTGGCTGCAATGACAAACGCACGCCTACACGGTATGTTGATGAAGTTGGCGAACCAACTCAGttgtatggatgctccaaacaaagtttcgttgtgctttttgcaacaatgacaataaaatattctgaatctgaagtTAGCGTTGACAAAGcgcaaaatgacaacaaaagctTTCTCAACAGCCAGTGGACACCGTTGTCTTGTCAATTTCGGAAAGCGAGTGCACGCGAATACTCACATCCAACTGGCCTGGCAGAAGAGCGGACACACGCACAGCAGCACCGTCAGCGCGCACACGCGTCTCAGCGACCTCTCCGGGTCGGAGTACGGATTGGCCTCCATCGCCGCCGCGGTCGATCCGCCTGCGCGTACGGGGAGGAACCCGCGCGCACCGACGAGACCTCGGAGGTTTCTGAAGAGCCGGCGAGCGGGCGGGGAGACGTCGTACTCCTGGGGCCGCTCAATGCCCGAAGCTAATTGGACGGATAATCAGCGGAGCGGCCACGTGACGCacggagggagggagggcgggacgCGCGTGCACGCACGCACTAACTAGACGAGTCTCCCACACCGTATGAAATTTCAACTCGGCCCATCTTTGTCCCGGTTGGGAATGAAGGAAAATTCAAACAAGTCGAAGTAAAACAACTCGCGGTCTCGTTGGAAAGCtgcaaattcaaattcaaattggCCATCCTCAAAAATTCCATCTTCAACTTACTTTTTATGGCGCAAAAGAagccaaaacaaacaggataCGGCGATAAGCCTTCATGGGTGCGCAACCTTCATCGAAAAAGGGGACTGAGGAGCAGATGAAGCTTGCAGACACGGCGCAAGCCAAATGCATATTTGGAGTTCAGATACTGTATACTTTccatttttcatctttttccaGCTTCGCTCATCCAAAAActgttttttagcaccattctAACGGCCGCCATTTTGCCGCGGAGCGCGTGATCGGAAGTCCGTCTCCGGCGTGATGTTCGGTCGATATGAAAACAAAGTCACCTTTGTAAATGTAGCGTCCGCAACGCGGGCAGATGGACGGCGTGCTCCGCGCGCATCCAAACACTCAATAAGGCCGGTGGGACGCAAACAACCGAGCGGGATTTCGAGGTCGCCGATGCGGTCTTCGCCACTTGCGCGTACGGCGTCGACAAAGGCGGCGTCGTTTTCCATCTCGCCGGCCAGAGCGTCGCGTCGGAACCGAGCCGGCCCCTTTTTGAACATTGAGGAAAAACGGCAAAACATTCCGGGCTAAAAGACACTACCTTTCTGGCAGCGTGGGCTAACTGCCTTCGCACGAGCGCTACTTGTGGCCAAATTTGCGAGCGACGTTGTTTCGCTCCTTCCGTAAAGGTCAGAGAAGGCGACTCCTcgctagcctcagtttccttcaCCAAACTCTTGATTTTTGCACGGCGGCGTAACCCGAGCGGAACCGACGCAAATGTAAcacaatatattttatttacccgGCGAAAGTGGCGCGCGCGGCATCCCCGCAGAAAGTCATCGTAGCGGCCCGCGGCGACGGCCGGCGCCTCAAGGGGCCCTGTCGTCGTGACTCGCGGCCGCCAAGATAATTTCGCCGTTCTTCCGGAACAAAGTGGCGGCGGTGCGAGGGGCCGGCCAAAAGAGGGCGCAGACCCCGTCGGCGAGAAGGTGGAAACCCATCCCCAAAGACTTTACTACCGCCCGGACACCACCCGGGGACTCGGCGAAGATGGCAAAAAACGGCTTCGACTGGACCGCGCCCCCTCCCCGCGCCACCACTCACCTGGCCGGAACCTCTCGGGGCGTCGGCCACCGAACTCCGTCCGCTCCGAGCCTAGGTCGATTGGTCCGGGATTTCGTGGGAGATTTGCCGGGGCAACCCGACATTCTCAGAGCCCCGCTGTCAAAACCGTCGCGAACCCCAAGGACGAGACctcaggaacaaaaaaaaaatagtttaaaaaacagaCGCCGTCGTGAACTGGAGTCACGACGCTTCAAAAAACATACCCTTCCGGGTAACTATGCTCCGCCGCTTACCTGCGCTCCGGCCAGAACTGAGGGCATTAGGAGCAGCCCGCCCGGGCGCGACCCCCGTTGACATAGGCCGGCGTGTCGTCCCGCGAACGCGAGCCGGAGTTGAGGCGCTCCGGCAGGAAGTACGTCACGCCACCGTCGGCGGAGTCCCCCGGAAACAACACCTGAGGGCGGGGAAACAAACCCGGAAGCCGCCTCACCTTCTTCCCGCTCGGGCGCGCCCGTGACCGATGCGCGTCCGCCCGCGGTCGACGTTCTTTTTCCGCCGAGTGACGGGAAGACAGACGGGCGAGGAGGAAGAAGCGCGTTCCACGTCGCCCCTCTTAACTGGCCGGTCAAAGGTCAAATAAACTCGGCGGCCTGGGAGCCGCCGCATCTGGAGTCACTTCAGAGGCCGGCGCTGGCAGAAACGCGCGGGGCCCGGGCGGCGTACACTCCGCGTCTTTCTTCTCGGCTTTCCGCGCGGCGGCGACACATTCCGCACGCCGGCGCCGCACATCGCGACAAAGTGAGACAAGAAAACTTAACAGGGATTTTCTTGTTCGTACCCGGGCTCGGCAGAAGCTTCAAAGGCCACGCGCGCGTACGCGTGCATTTTCGACCCGCGTGAGCCGAGCGAACGGTACTCGCCGGATTTTCTCCGTACGTGAAGTAGCGTAGCCGACGTCCGAACCGGGGGACGTCCCCATTTTTTGCCCCCCGCGGGCCCGTCCGGACTTTCGGGCCTAGCGACGTGACTCGATCGCGTCTCTCTGGAGAACTTGACGCCGGCGGGGAACGGGACCCGCGGAGGTGTAGGGCGTCGGCGCTCGCTATTTGGAACACGAGCGCGCTCCCTGGAAAAAATGagtgaaaatggccagataGACGACGGGCTCGCCGGCATTACCGTGCGGGCGAGCAGAGGTACGGCCACACCTCGCCCTCCCCGGCCCGTCCGCCAAGACATCTGACGAGATGTGACAAAAATGTCCTTTGTCCAAAGCAGGGGcactgccagggattttgggccccatgaaaagatatcactttgggccccatcAGCAGTGCCGGgggacacacacactcacatttagagtatcaactacgtcatttcctgcattctggtgaatctttacaccctaatttatgtaaacatacagcatATAGCGCAATAATCAATggactgatatcatctataagaaatgtactgaaggccatcttttacaatctaaatgtttattaaaaatattctcaaagcaaataccataatgaatgactttGATGTTttaactatactacagtatacagtacactatacaactgttttagtatgaagagattgctaagggtttgcctgctgtactgattacatgtaagctaaaagtggagcaaacactaggtagcaaacaattacagtatttccatATATGGAGTCGGCTTAGCCTCATCTGGAAACTCGCcatctccactataggctacacCTCCGATGCGAGGTCTGAGGATGACAAACtcaattcaataaattcttgacaaactggattcaagccaggtctaaaaaaaaattccacaccaACTTTCTACATCTGTaggttacaaaaaaatgccgtcatgatttggaataggttgggacctCGCTTCCGAGCTAAGATAACAGGTTCATTTTCAGCgctacactgacacaagacaccaaccttcctttatgaagtactttgtcacatcctgttggccttttctacccatcccgttttgctttcttttctttcctcttttgaaaacatttctgcactAATGCGCTCTGCGCGCTTCaagtcattgactggtgtaagTGCGCATCGCTGCTCCCATTCTGATCAAAGGAAGGGTGGACCAAACCATTTCATGAAAATACAGGGTTGGCTagcaatacatatgctctctagGTGTTTACTTcttgtcaaaaacaaaacaagaaaacaaagcccttcgttttattcctactaaaatgataatgattaatatttagaTTTGCAAATGATTACCTAATGTTACagttttctttgtgggcccccatcagggtatgggcccttagaatcagtcTCGCTTTTCACCCCTATACGGCACCCCTGGTCCAGAGAAAGGAAGGAGAGACTCAAAGAAGACCGGCGGCAGCCTAGGGTCGTGGCCTCGTTAACTTGAAAAGATCAACAGGCGCACCCGTAACGGTCCACGGGGGTACGCAAGATTTATTCCAACCAGACGATCAGTGAAAACAAGGAATGTGAAATGTCATTTAGTTTCAgcaagcaagaaaaaaaaaaaaaaaaaaaggcagttttctGATGACCGTGTTCACATTTAGAACCTTTACTTGATTACGTACATGATTAGTTCAAGGCGAGAGTCCCTGGCACTAAAAGGGTTTTGTTCCGGATCGCGCTGAACTTGGCAACGCGATTCCCTCTTGAAGAGAACGTTCTTTCTTTTTGGATCGTCGGCTCTCACCCGCAGAAGCCGCAACGCGACACACAAGGCATCTTTGGACAGCGACTGCGGTGACGTCACCGGAATCTGTTGCGCGTGGTCCTTTTACTTTGTcagcgttttttttctccccctcgAGCTTCTTTTCCCTTtcccgtttttttttattttaaaggggcggACGCGCTCCTCCCGCAGCAGACTATTTGCGCAGGAGGCGCGCTCCGGTCTCGCTCGCCAAAACCGCGGTAAAAACGCTAGACGGGTAGAGGGGGTCGACGTCACGCGACAAATGAGACGAAGGCGTCGTTGACAAGAAAATTTTATTGTGGCACGAGAAAGAAAAACGCGCACCGGACAGCTTTCCTCCCGCCGATGGATCTACTTGTGTCTGCTCCCGCGTCGTTTCATGGCGGCCGTGCACTGGGGGCAGTACCATTTGCCTTTGGGGGCTTCGCTCAGGCCCACGCAGCCGTAGTGGAACCACTCGATGGGGCACTGCGGAGCACGTCGGTCAAACCCGCCGTTCGGCAGCCGCGCGGCTCTTTACCGACGCCCGCCAAAGACGAGTCGCCGAGTGCGCGCGACTGCCGAAAACCGCCGAGAAGAGGCTCCGAGCGCGCGGCGCGTTTACTTACGTCCGTGTTGTCGCAACCCACCATCTCCCCGTACGACACCtaccgaaataaataaataaatacgggACGCGTCGGCGAGTTTCGGGACCAGCGCCGAGACCCTTCGAGCGGCACCTGGTTGCAGATGCAGTAGCGCGGCTCGTTGGGGTCGTAGGTCCAGTCCACCTGGCCGCCGGCCTCCGCCTCGGGCAGCGCCGACGCCTGCTGCGACAGTTCCTGAGCCAAAGCGGAAGACGAGGAGCACGACGACAGCGACGAGGAGGACGAGGACGAAGAGGACTGGTGATTGGAAGACTTGACGCCGctccttcaaagaaaaaaaaaactgacgctGGAGCAGAGAGATTTCCAAAAAATATAAATCGCCGACGAGCGGTTCCGGCACTCCCGCCGCCTTACTTGGACTTGCGGCCCCGGGAGTCCGAGTTAACGGAGTTGGCGGCGGCCGGCGCCGGCGTCTGCGTCAGCGTGGACGCCAGCGCGGAAGACGGGTACGGCGAAGCTTCGCGGGAAAGAGCAAAGTCTCGGCTCAGCGGGAAGTCGTTGTTCTTGATGGCCTCGTAACTGGCCTTCAGGCTGGACGTCCGCCGACCTTCCTTCATCTGAGGCGAGCGACGTCGGAAACGTTTTTCATTTGCCGCGCCCTCGCTCGAGACGGAAACGGACGCCGTTCCGCTCGCGTGTCCGATCGGACGGCCAGCGGTCCTTTTCGGGGGACCCGGCCGATCGGAACGCGACGACGAGCCCGGAAAAGACCGCCGCGGCGGGGCTGACCTGCGCGGTGGCCTGCACGGCCTGGGCGGCGGCCATGCTGATGGCGCCGGCTCCGGCCGCGGGCCCGGCCGGCAGAGGGCTCAGGCCGTACGAGGTCAAAGCTTGCGAAGAGTGGACGGCGTACGCGTTGTTGGCGGACGACAACGCGTTGCTGTTGGTACGGCAAGCTGCGCAAAAGGGAGGGCGCTTCAGAGGCGCGCGCGACACAGAGCGCGACCGGCGCGCGTACCTTGCGCGTTCTCCTTGCAGGCGTCCGACGTCAGCGTGGACAGTAAGGCCTCGGACTTGAACTTCTTCTCGGGGACGTGTTCGGTCGTGTGGTGGGCGGACGCGCTGTACTTCCTCTCTAGCGCCACAGAAAGTCACGTGAGCGCGGCGAGCGAGAGAACGCGGTCGAGCGAACTCACTCTCTGCGGCGTGCGAGTGGACGTGATGGTTGTTGACGGGCTGAGACGGGCCGTCCATCTCCAGAGAGCCTGCGACACCGACCGAAGCTAGGCGGGTTAACGGCCGTGGGCCGGGACGACGCGCGCCGCGGGCGAGCACTCACGTCTCTCCAGGATCTCGGTGATGCCGGCGTTGTCGGCCTCCAGCTCCATTTTGAACTTGGCCAGCTCCTGGTCCAGTTTGCGCAGGTGCCGGTCCACCTGGATACGACGCGGCACAGGTGACGCCTAGCGGCGGCGCTCATGACGACGCGAGGCCCGTTTGTCTCCCGAGTGGTTTCGGACGGCGACTTACCAGATCGTAAATCTGATTGGCCAATTGCACTTTCTCGTCCGCGTCTTCCAGGGCTTTGTAGTAATCCTGAAAAGAAACCAAATGCGCTTTGACGACGCGACCGAACCCGTTGTCGGCGAATGCGAGTTACGCGCAAAAGAAAACGGAGCGAGCGCCGTTGTAGTTTCCCACCTTCTTGATGACCTCCATctgctcctccctccactcgggTTTGTTCTTCTTGGCGTTGACAAAGAAGTCTGTGACCTTCTGCTCCAGCTGGTCTGTGGCGTCTCAAAATTCCGTCAAAAGAAATTCAAGTTAGGCATCGTTTGGTGTCATAtgtacaggttttttttttaaacacccccccccccccttgccaAAGATGGGAAATAGGAGAGGCAGGTAACGtcgtagaataaatattatggCTGAGCCCGGATTTTGCCCTAGTGCAAGACAAAGGCGGCATCTTGCGTCTGAAAGCGCACTAGGGAGCCTCCGCAAGTCAAGCTTTTCCAATCGGACGCGGTGTCGTGTGGTGCCGCGTGAGTGTCGGGGCCGTACTTTGGACCTGCAGGTCCATCTCTCTCATTTCCGTAAACCTGTCGCGAAGATCCATGGGAAGCTGCTCGATCACTGAGAGAGGAGGgaagaaaaaaagagagagagaaatgGGAGGGGGTGACGACAGCGCTAGCTAGTTCGGCTAGGCTAGGCTAACAGTTTGTGAGGCGGCCAGAAGGCGAAGAGCTCAGCTCGCCTCGCCTCGCCTCGCCTCGGAGGCTCGCATACTCACTCTCCAGGTAATCCTCTAGGTACAACATGGTGAGAAGGGGGCAGCTCGAAGACGTTTAGACAAAGAAATGATTTCTTTCAAGATGGCGTCGTCCGCTTTCTGCCGTTGGCGTCGCGATGATTCTTCCTCGTTCATCTTTAAGCGCGGAGCATCGCGCTTTTCTCCTCCACCTGGCATGACGCGGTACTGCAGCCGGCCCGCCCGCATCCGCTCCGgagtgtgacgtcacgtgagctgCTGTCTGCCGTTTTATTTGACCCGAACTCTCCATTCTTAAATCTACTGTCCCCGTCCACTGTTTGACAGCAGTgtttgccaaaaaaaaagacaaaagcagTCTGCTGTTCTGTGGTTTTCaattgtatttatcaattaagcctgatcagatcaggcaagtggataaactaagtacctgtaaatacctggatgagcactaattatcttttacttaaccctgaaaagacagaagtcattATAATTGGCcctaaaagtgtgagagactctctaacttcccagatagtcactctgggcaATgtcagtgtagcctccagcaccacagctaaaaacctaggagttctacTTGACCCAGACCTATCATTTAAAGCTCatgttaaacaaacctgcagagcagccttttttcacctgcgcaacatagccaaaattagaaatactctgtctaaaagcgatgcagaaaaatgtaTTcaggcgttcgttacatcgagattggagtactgtaactccttacttgcagcttgtgctaaaagttccctaaaaggtcttcagctagttcaGAACGCAgcggcaagacttttaacaggaactaatagaagaaaGCACATCACCccagtgctccaggcccttcgctGGCTTccggtcgagtttagaattcaaTTTAaagtcctccttcttacatttaaaccACATGaatggtttggggccatcttatctcacagatgctctggtttcataccgccccaacagaacacttcgTTCCcaaaatgcaggtctactggtagttcccaggatctttaaaagtacagtaggagctaaAGCCTTTAGTTACCGagctcctgtcttatggaatcagcttccagctaatattaaagaggccgtacatttaagattagactaaaaacgtccccatttgacaaagcttatggtcaggcaagTTGAAAACAGGGTTAAGGTAACCCTAAACCCTTCCTCAGTCTAAGCTGCCCTcggagctataatgctgggggaagtacagccactgagtcctatcccctTTTTCACTCTACTTACCGCTGgtctttatttctcttttctaattccAATATCTCGTTGACTAGTCTTTTCATcacgtcacccggtgtcccctttcccaccTCCCCTCTGGGGGAGGGACTACTTTTTCAGCCGCAGCCGCCTGACTAtgctgacccctggctggatggacgtcctcatgTTCCCTCACTCCACTGCATCTCGAAACAAAACTGGAACCCCTTCTGCTAATACCCATCATCAGTCCTGGtcctgtccgtcctgggagtggatctctcctgactgtggttctccccaaggtttctcttttcccactggggttttggagtttttccttgccgccatGGAAAGTCTAAGGATGGGAGATGCCCAGGCCATGGACTCATCTCATTCATCTACCG
This sequence is a window from Corythoichthys intestinalis isolate RoL2023-P3 chromosome 13, ASM3026506v1, whole genome shotgun sequence. Protein-coding genes within it:
- the ing3 gene encoding inhibitor of growth protein 3 isoform X3, translating into MLYLEDYLENATDQLEQKVTDFFVNAKKNKPEWREEQMEVIKKDYYKALEDADEKVQLANQIYDLASPVPRRIQVDRHLRKLDQELAKFKMELEADNAGITEILERRSLEMDGPSQPVNNHHVHSHAAEKRKYSASAHHTTEHVPEKKFKSEALLSTLTSDACKENAQACRTNSNALSSANNAYAVHSSQALTSYGLSPLPAGPAAGAGAISMAAAQAVQATAQMKEGRRTSSLKASYEAIKNNDFPLSRDFALSREASPYPSSALASTLTQTPAPAAANSVNSDSRGRKSKSGVKSSNHQSSSSSSSSSLSSCSSSSALAQELSQQASALPEAEAGGQVDWTYDPNEPRYCICNQVSYGEMVGCDNTDCPIEWFHYGCVGLSEAPKGKWYCPQCTAAMKRRGSRHK
- the ing3 gene encoding inhibitor of growth protein 3 isoform X1, whose protein sequence is MLYLEDYLEMIEQLPMDLRDRFTEMREMDLQVQNATDQLEQKVTDFFVNAKKNKPEWREEQMEVIKKDYYKALEDADEKVQLANQIYDLASPVPRRIQVDRHLRKLDQELAKFKMELEADNAGITEILERRSLEMDGPSQPVNNHHVHSHAAEKRKYSASAHHTTEHVPEKKFKSEALLSTLTSDACKENAQACRTNSNALSSANNAYAVHSSQALTSYGLSPLPAGPAAGAGAISMAAAQAVQATAQMKEGRRTSSLKASYEAIKNNDFPLSRDFALSREASPYPSSALASTLTQTPAPAAANSVNSDSRGRKSKSGVKSSNHQSSSSSSSSSLSSCSSSSALAQELSQQASALPEAEAGGQVDWTYDPNEPRYCICNQVSYGEMVGCDNTDCPIEWFHYGCVGLSEAPKGKWYCPQCTAAMKRRGSRHK
- the ing3 gene encoding inhibitor of growth protein 3 isoform X2, with protein sequence MLYLEDYLEMIEQLPMDLRDRFTEMREMDLQVQNATDQLEQKVTDFFVNAKKNKPEWREEQMEVIKKDYYKALEDADEKVQLANQIYDLVDRHLRKLDQELAKFKMELEADNAGITEILERRSLEMDGPSQPVNNHHVHSHAAEKRKYSASAHHTTEHVPEKKFKSEALLSTLTSDACKENAQACRTNSNALSSANNAYAVHSSQALTSYGLSPLPAGPAAGAGAISMAAAQAVQATAQMKEGRRTSSLKASYEAIKNNDFPLSRDFALSREASPYPSSALASTLTQTPAPAAANSVNSDSRGRKSKSGVKSSNHQSSSSSSSSSLSSCSSSSALAQELSQQASALPEAEAGGQVDWTYDPNEPRYCICNQVSYGEMVGCDNTDCPIEWFHYGCVGLSEAPKGKWYCPQCTAAMKRRGSRHK